A genome region from Myxocyprinus asiaticus isolate MX2 ecotype Aquarium Trade chromosome 12, UBuf_Myxa_2, whole genome shotgun sequence includes the following:
- the tnrc6c2 gene encoding trinucleotide repeat-containing gene 6C protein isoform X1, translating into MEEKKRKKQEYKTKKETGHKTITEQKTKVPDPVKPNPSIPVPSSPVLTLKLTVPSTTTTTSNGKRSPSNALQQQLPPLQQPSPRYLPREVPPRFRQQEQRQLLKRGQPLPTGTSNLTSACTQPGVISPPETPTSKRHTGLSLQSGLGAQYANSYWSIPATNSSSCNWDQVIINHNDTEAWPSISHGKSQQTQECTLNAECTSEVNRNSSSTIMATGASQQGHYPVSKASINLSSSMVSSQGGPTKGWVSEGKVDFSIGSRGQSTWGSSNLNLNPSSNPAAWPALGHEGPGVGSGPSSMVCSNSLSLSMCGQGVPQTYGTNGNGSIGCVNGNLVGDCAWGNPDMPEQHQSPTNVSFSMKPPNLKTDGPHNTKPEPMSPVNSWGGNLSQSPTETTSGDGTAFWGNKDAKNGESKDWDSAGISSWGQRGASSGDSGGGWGNWGKQPSSEGTGWDSNDGPPHEHISSGGPNTPASEGSRDSSEGHPRRRERSSSEDMAPLLPRQDLDPRVLCNSGWGQTPVRQHTVWEMEVSPDEKNESGTEFWGCSNTPSTGPAPPPPRCANPNLNTPPRMDSIKSEGHCRAMPNSDWGGSVPPSTQPNSGWGEPPANKKVPNGSVCGWSDSIVEDPNTNGSNGQSWVSEEKSPSWDDGTSQKKTQGWGDRPKTSSGWECSGSGNSGQWGDPSEVRKNGSDSSNWDPDNGSWKETHRGWGKSVPAQGCGRGDAQHSNGSSQDWCGKLQESNSGAGGMGSWSGPNSVKQSSSGWGPGVQHDPGDEATGWEEPSPSSIRRKMEIDDGTSTWGDPSAYSKSVNMWDRNNSACQNHPGTSNNGSSNSLTGLNNNNNHHPHHCQGPTQNHANGSNNSGSPNQSESPHNRMSVVNPGWGERPNVQPNREPSSWEEPINSSPSVDNGTSAWGQPPRGFGGWGEGGPKSSGPYDRGSAPAGSDPCQEGPKPMQDGWGSGGEEIGMNTGQWDADDGDMWDSPTSQDSSCSSWGQSKKGPPKVKLSNKQDEVWIMTRLIKQLTDMGFPKDPAEEALKSNNMNLDQAMSALLEKKTELDKRGMGMSHYSNGINKPIVCRPTNLSKDPSLDGRLSDDAPTSPFMPSPGLKLPLANSSLPSHGLGGVSSGLSMPNLNNRQMQNGMFGTNGAAQTRVMQQQASPPQPPVPPLGSAQPNLRAQVPQYLTPQVQAQLLQFAAKNIGLNPALLTSPINPQQMTLLYQLQQLQVAYQRLQIQQQMMQAQRTVSGPIKQQEQQVARTITNMQQQIQQHQRQLAQALLMKQQQQPPPSSHTGLHPNIGKAGLDMFTGHPQTSGLSVSDMQTKEQQSSLNSFSPYSLSGLNPTTNVNCMEVGSLSLKDSPQPPQSRLSQWTHSNSIDSLTAGTQHMETNLNKHGAISAVQSHVPVRKTEMVNSFSPYNLMSSCESPTSTLVSSESWTHGKSPSEKISSGSNINWPPEFCPGVPWKGLQNIDPENDPNMTPGSVPSGPTINTNIQDVNRYLLRDRTGGKLLEMKSTWSPSPISHTQASLSHELWKVAPGTRNSSAPSRPPPGLTNTKPSSTWGGNSLGLSQGWRSSYSSEGGTWSTDSASRASSWLVLRNLTPQIDGSTLRTLCMQHGPLITFHLNLTQGNAVVRYSSKEEAAKAQKSLHMCVLGNTTILAEFAGEEDVNRFFAQGQSLPTPNSWQASPAPGSNQPRLGNPASSHLTGLWSGGGGSTKAVCSSGNNSTGNGGDLLWGGVQQYSSLWAPPNGDDARVIGSPIPINTLLPEDLLSGENI; encoded by the exons GATTATCCCTTCAGAGTGGCCTGGGAGCCCAGTACGCCAATTCCTATTGGAGCATCCCAGCCACCAATAGCAGCAGCTGCAATTGGGATCAAGTTATCATTAACCATAACGACACTGAAGCTTGGCCTTCCATTTCACACGGCAAGAGCCAGCAGACACAAGAATGCACCTTGAATGCTGAATGCACGTCAGAGGTCAACCGCAACAGTAGCAGCACTATTATGGCTACAGGAGCTAGCCAACAGGGTCATTACCCAGTCAGCAAAGCCAGCATTAATCTCTCCTCCAGTATGGTCTCAAGCCAGGGTGGTCCCACCAAAGGCTGGGTCTCTGAGGGAAAGGTTGATTTTTCCATAGGCAGTAGAGGCCAATCCACCTGGGGCTCCTCTAATCTGAACCTAAACCCCAGTTCCAACCCTGCTGCGTGGCCAGCTCTTGGACATGAAGGGCCTGGGGTAGGATCAGGCCCCAGTAGCATGGTTTGCTCAAATTCCCTTTCTCTTAGTATGTGTGGCCAAGGAGTACCACAAACTTATGGCACCAATGGAAATGGTAGCATTGGTTGTGTTAATGGAAACCTTGTAGGGGACTGTGCATGGGGCAACCCAGATATGCCTGAACAGCATCAGTCACCTACAAATGTATCTTTCAGCATGAAACCTCCTAACCTTAAAACTGATGGACCACATAACACTAAACCAGAGCCAATGAGTCCAGTGAACAGCTGGGGAGGAAACCTCAGTCAATCACCTACTGAGACAACCAGTGGAGATGGAACTGCTTTCTGGGGCAATAAAGATGCCAAAAATGGAGAATCAAAGGACTGGGATTCTGCTGGCATCTCCTCCTGGGGGCAGAGAGGAGCAAGTAGTGGGGACAGTGGTGGGGGCTGGGGCAATTGGGGCAAACAGCCAAGCAGTGAGGGCACAGGATGGGATTCCAATGATGGTCCCCCCCATGAACATATTAGTTCTGGGGGCCCTAATACTCCAGCAAGTGAGGGCAGCAGGGACAGTAGTGAAGGACACCCACGAAGAAGAGAGAGGTCCTCAAGTGAGGACATGGCCCCATTGCTCCCAAGGCAAGACTTGGACCCACGTGTGCTCTGCAATTCAGGTTGGGGACAGACTCCAGTGCGACAGCATACTGTTTGGGAAATGGAAGTAAGCCCTGATGAAAAGAATGAATCAGGGACTGAGTTCTGGGGGTGTTCCAACACACCTTCAACTGGACCTGCCCCCCCTCCTCCACGGTGTGCCAATCCCAACCTCAATACACCTCCTAGAATGGACTCGATCAAGAGCGAGGGACATTGCCGAGCCATGCCAAACTCAGACTGGGGAGGATCAGTCCCACCCTCTACTCAGCCTAACAGTGGATGGGGTGAACCACCTGCAAATAAAAAAGTTCCCAATGGATCAGTATGTGGCTGGAGCGATTCTATTGTAGAGGATCCCAACACCAATGGCTCTAATGGCCAATCTTGGGTTTCTGAAGAAAAATCTcctagctgggatgatggtactTCTCAGAAGAAAACACAAGGTTGGGGTGATAGACCCAAAACCTCCTCAGGTTGGGAATGTAGTGGCAGTGGGAATAGTGGACAGTGGGGAGACCCCTCAGAAGTGCGAAAGAATGGCTCTGATAGTTCCAATTGGGACCCTGACAATGGTAGCTGGAAAGAAACCCACAGAGGCTGGGGCAAATCAGTACCAGCACAGGGTTGTGGCCGGGGTGATGCTCAACATTCCAATGGTTCATCTCAAGATTGGTGTGGAAAACTTCAGGAGTCCAACAGTGGAGCTGGAGGCATGGGATCATGGAGTGGCCCAAATTCTGTGAAGCAGAGCAGCTCTGGCTGGGGCCCAGGAGTCCAACATGATCCAGGAGATGAGGCCACAGGCTGGGAGGAACCCTCTCCTTCCTCTATTCGTCGTAAGATGGAAATTGATGATGGAACCTCCACCTGGGGTGACCCCAGTGCTTACAGCAAAAGTGTAAACATGTGGGATAGGAATAACTCTGCCTGCCAGAACCATCCAGGAACCAGCAACAATGGCAGCAGTAACAGCCTCACTGgactaaataacaacaacaatcatCACCCACATCATTGCCAAGGTCCCACTCAAAACCATGCCAATGGCAGCAACAACAGTGGCTCTCCCAATCAAAGTGAGTCTCCTCACAATAGGATGTCAGTTGTGAACCCAG GCTGGGGAGAACGCCCCAATGTCCAGCCAAACAGGGAACCCTCTTCATGGGAGGAGCCAATTAATTCCAGCCCCTCTGTTGACAATGGTACTTCAGCTTGGGGCCAGCCTCCTAGGGGCTTTGGGGGATGGGGTGAGGGTGGCCCTAAATCCAGCGGGCCTTATGACAGAGGCAGTGCACCTGCTGGATCAGACCCCTGTCaggaag GTCCAAAACCTATGCAAGATGGCTGGGGATCTGGAGGGGAAGAGATTGGCATGAACACCGGCCAGTGGGATGCTGATGATGGTGACATGTGGGACAGTCccacctcccaagactcctcttgCAGCTCCTGGGGTCAATCCAAGAAGGGCCCACCAAAG GTCAAGCTGTCCAACAAGCAGGATGAAGTTTGGATCATGACCAGACTTATCAAGCAGCTGACAGATATGGGTTTCCCA AAGGATCCTGCAGAGGAAGCCCTAAAGAGCAACAATATGAATCTGGATCAGGCCATGA GTGCTTTGTTGGAGAAGAAAACTGAACTTGACAAGCGGGGGATGGGCATGTCTCACTACAGTAATGGAATAAACAAGCCCATAGTGTGCCGACCCACAAACCTCTCCAAAGACCCCTCACTG GATGGCAGGCTGTCAGATGATGCTCCAACCTCACCGTTTATGCCTTCACCTGGCCTCAAGCTCCCACTGGCCAATAGCAGCCTCCCTAGCCATGGACTGGGTGGGGTCTCCTCTGGGCTGTCCATGCCAAACTTGAACAACAGACAG ATGCAGAATGGAATGTTCGGCACTAATGGAGCAGCACAAACTCGGGTCATGCAGCAGCAGGCCTCGCCCCCTCAGCCACCAGTGCCACCTCTTGGCTCCGCCCAGCCTAATCTTCGTGCTCAAGTGCCTCAGTATCTCACCCCTCAG GTTCAAGCACAGCTCTTACAGTTTGCGGCAAAAAACATTGGACTGAATCCTGCACTTCTAACCTCACCAATAAACCCTCAACAAATGACCCTGCTGTACCAACTACAACAACTGCAGGTG GCGTATCAGCGTTTGCAGATTCAGCAGCAAATGATGCAGGCTCAGCGTACTGTCTCTGGTCCAATCAAACAACAAGAGCAGCAA GTTGCACGTACAATCACAAACATGCAGCAGCAGATCCAGCAGCACCAGCGTCAGCTGGCCCAGGCCCTGCTCatgaagcagcagcagcagcctcCACCCTCCTCTCATACAGGCCTGCACCCTAACATTGGCAAGGCAGGCCTGGATATGTTCACAGGCCACCCCCAGACTTCAGGCCTCTCTGTTTCTGACATGCAGACCAAAGAGCAGCAGTCTTCTCTGAACTCTTTCAGCCCCTATTCACTCT CTGGCTTGAACCCGACCACGAATGTAAACTGTATGGAGGTGGGCAGTCTGTCTCTGAAAGACTCACCTCAGCCTCCTCAGTCGCGACTCTCACAGTGGACTCATTCAAACTCCATAGATTCCCTGACGGCTGGTACTCAACACATGGAGACAAACCTCAATAAGCACG GTGCAATCTCTGCTGTTCAGTCCCATGTGCCTGTCAGAAAGACCGAAATGGTGAATTCTTTCAGCCCATACAATCTTATGTCAAGCTGTGAATCCCCGACCAGCACCTTGGTGTCTTCAGAGAGCTGGACACATGGCAAAAGTCCCAGTGAGAAAATATCTAGTGGCTCTAATATCAACTGGCCTCCAG AATTCTGCCCTGGGGTGCCATGGAAAGGTCTGCAGAACATTGACCCTGAGAATGACCCCAATATGACCCCAGGAAGTGTTCCTAGTGGTCCTACCATCAACACTAACATACAGGATGTGAACCGCTACCTGTTACGTGACAGGACTGGAG GAAAACTCTTGGAAATGAAGTCCACCTGGTCCCCTAGTCCCATCTCTCACACGCAGGCCTCTTTGTCTCATGAGTTATGGAAAGTTGCCCCTGGGACACGTAACTCCAGTGCCCCCTCTCGTCCCCCTCCAGGCCTGACAAACACCAAGCCATCCTCCACCTGGGGTGGAAACTCACTCGGCCTCAGCCAGGGCTGGCGCAGCTCTTACTCCTCAG AAGGGGGAACCTGGAGCACTGACAGTGCCAGCAGGGCAAGCAGCTGGCTGGTGCTGAGGAACCTTACTCCTCAG ATTGACGGCTCCACCCTGCGGACTCTGTGCATGCAGCACGGCCCTCTCATTACCTTCCATCTGAACCTGACACAAGGCAATGCTGTCGTACGTTACAGCTCCAAGGAGGAGGCCGCCAAAGCCCAGAAATCATTGCACAT GTGTGTGCTGGGTAACACTACCATTCTGGCAGAGTTTGCTGGTGAGGAGGATGTGAATCGCTTCTTTGCACAGGGCCAGTCCCTTCCCACCCCCAACAGCTGGCAGGCCAGCCCAGCACCAGGCTCCAATCAACCCCGGCTGGGCAACCCTGCTTCCAGCCACCTCACAGGCCTTTGGAGTGGGGGTGGAGGAAGTACCAAGGCAGTCTGTAGTAGTGGGAACAACAGCACTGGAAATGGAGGGGACCTGCTGTGGGGTGGTGTGCAGCAGTACTCCAGTTTATGGGCTCCCCCAAATGGAGATGACGCCAGGGTCATCGGAAGTCCAATCCCAATTAACACTCTGCTCCCGGAAGACTTGCTGAGCGGAGAGAAcatatag
- the tnrc6c2 gene encoding trinucleotide repeat-containing gene 6C protein isoform X2 — translation MEEKKRKKQEYKTKKETGHKTITEQKTKGLSLQSGLGAQYANSYWSIPATNSSSCNWDQVIINHNDTEAWPSISHGKSQQTQECTLNAECTSEVNRNSSSTIMATGASQQGHYPVSKASINLSSSMVSSQGGPTKGWVSEGKVDFSIGSRGQSTWGSSNLNLNPSSNPAAWPALGHEGPGVGSGPSSMVCSNSLSLSMCGQGVPQTYGTNGNGSIGCVNGNLVGDCAWGNPDMPEQHQSPTNVSFSMKPPNLKTDGPHNTKPEPMSPVNSWGGNLSQSPTETTSGDGTAFWGNKDAKNGESKDWDSAGISSWGQRGASSGDSGGGWGNWGKQPSSEGTGWDSNDGPPHEHISSGGPNTPASEGSRDSSEGHPRRRERSSSEDMAPLLPRQDLDPRVLCNSGWGQTPVRQHTVWEMEVSPDEKNESGTEFWGCSNTPSTGPAPPPPRCANPNLNTPPRMDSIKSEGHCRAMPNSDWGGSVPPSTQPNSGWGEPPANKKVPNGSVCGWSDSIVEDPNTNGSNGQSWVSEEKSPSWDDGTSQKKTQGWGDRPKTSSGWECSGSGNSGQWGDPSEVRKNGSDSSNWDPDNGSWKETHRGWGKSVPAQGCGRGDAQHSNGSSQDWCGKLQESNSGAGGMGSWSGPNSVKQSSSGWGPGVQHDPGDEATGWEEPSPSSIRRKMEIDDGTSTWGDPSAYSKSVNMWDRNNSACQNHPGTSNNGSSNSLTGLNNNNNHHPHHCQGPTQNHANGSNNSGSPNQSESPHNRMSVVNPGWGERPNVQPNREPSSWEEPINSSPSVDNGTSAWGQPPRGFGGWGEGGPKSSGPYDRGSAPAGSDPCQEGPKPMQDGWGSGGEEIGMNTGQWDADDGDMWDSPTSQDSSCSSWGQSKKGPPKVKLSNKQDEVWIMTRLIKQLTDMGFPKDPAEEALKSNNMNLDQAMSALLEKKTELDKRGMGMSHYSNGINKPIVCRPTNLSKDPSLDGRLSDDAPTSPFMPSPGLKLPLANSSLPSHGLGGVSSGLSMPNLNNRQMQNGMFGTNGAAQTRVMQQQASPPQPPVPPLGSAQPNLRAQVPQYLTPQVQAQLLQFAAKNIGLNPALLTSPINPQQMTLLYQLQQLQVAYQRLQIQQQMMQAQRTVSGPIKQQEQQVARTITNMQQQIQQHQRQLAQALLMKQQQQPPPSSHTGLHPNIGKAGLDMFTGHPQTSGLSVSDMQTKEQQSSLNSFSPYSLSGLNPTTNVNCMEVGSLSLKDSPQPPQSRLSQWTHSNSIDSLTAGTQHMETNLNKHGAISAVQSHVPVRKTEMVNSFSPYNLMSSCESPTSTLVSSESWTHGKSPSEKISSGSNINWPPEFCPGVPWKGLQNIDPENDPNMTPGSVPSGPTINTNIQDVNRYLLRDRTGGKLLEMKSTWSPSPISHTQASLSHELWKVAPGTRNSSAPSRPPPGLTNTKPSSTWGGNSLGLSQGWRSSYSSEGGTWSTDSASRASSWLVLRNLTPQIDGSTLRTLCMQHGPLITFHLNLTQGNAVVRYSSKEEAAKAQKSLHMCVLGNTTILAEFAGEEDVNRFFAQGQSLPTPNSWQASPAPGSNQPRLGNPASSHLTGLWSGGGGSTKAVCSSGNNSTGNGGDLLWGGVQQYSSLWAPPNGDDARVIGSPIPINTLLPEDLLSGENI, via the exons GATTATCCCTTCAGAGTGGCCTGGGAGCCCAGTACGCCAATTCCTATTGGAGCATCCCAGCCACCAATAGCAGCAGCTGCAATTGGGATCAAGTTATCATTAACCATAACGACACTGAAGCTTGGCCTTCCATTTCACACGGCAAGAGCCAGCAGACACAAGAATGCACCTTGAATGCTGAATGCACGTCAGAGGTCAACCGCAACAGTAGCAGCACTATTATGGCTACAGGAGCTAGCCAACAGGGTCATTACCCAGTCAGCAAAGCCAGCATTAATCTCTCCTCCAGTATGGTCTCAAGCCAGGGTGGTCCCACCAAAGGCTGGGTCTCTGAGGGAAAGGTTGATTTTTCCATAGGCAGTAGAGGCCAATCCACCTGGGGCTCCTCTAATCTGAACCTAAACCCCAGTTCCAACCCTGCTGCGTGGCCAGCTCTTGGACATGAAGGGCCTGGGGTAGGATCAGGCCCCAGTAGCATGGTTTGCTCAAATTCCCTTTCTCTTAGTATGTGTGGCCAAGGAGTACCACAAACTTATGGCACCAATGGAAATGGTAGCATTGGTTGTGTTAATGGAAACCTTGTAGGGGACTGTGCATGGGGCAACCCAGATATGCCTGAACAGCATCAGTCACCTACAAATGTATCTTTCAGCATGAAACCTCCTAACCTTAAAACTGATGGACCACATAACACTAAACCAGAGCCAATGAGTCCAGTGAACAGCTGGGGAGGAAACCTCAGTCAATCACCTACTGAGACAACCAGTGGAGATGGAACTGCTTTCTGGGGCAATAAAGATGCCAAAAATGGAGAATCAAAGGACTGGGATTCTGCTGGCATCTCCTCCTGGGGGCAGAGAGGAGCAAGTAGTGGGGACAGTGGTGGGGGCTGGGGCAATTGGGGCAAACAGCCAAGCAGTGAGGGCACAGGATGGGATTCCAATGATGGTCCCCCCCATGAACATATTAGTTCTGGGGGCCCTAATACTCCAGCAAGTGAGGGCAGCAGGGACAGTAGTGAAGGACACCCACGAAGAAGAGAGAGGTCCTCAAGTGAGGACATGGCCCCATTGCTCCCAAGGCAAGACTTGGACCCACGTGTGCTCTGCAATTCAGGTTGGGGACAGACTCCAGTGCGACAGCATACTGTTTGGGAAATGGAAGTAAGCCCTGATGAAAAGAATGAATCAGGGACTGAGTTCTGGGGGTGTTCCAACACACCTTCAACTGGACCTGCCCCCCCTCCTCCACGGTGTGCCAATCCCAACCTCAATACACCTCCTAGAATGGACTCGATCAAGAGCGAGGGACATTGCCGAGCCATGCCAAACTCAGACTGGGGAGGATCAGTCCCACCCTCTACTCAGCCTAACAGTGGATGGGGTGAACCACCTGCAAATAAAAAAGTTCCCAATGGATCAGTATGTGGCTGGAGCGATTCTATTGTAGAGGATCCCAACACCAATGGCTCTAATGGCCAATCTTGGGTTTCTGAAGAAAAATCTcctagctgggatgatggtactTCTCAGAAGAAAACACAAGGTTGGGGTGATAGACCCAAAACCTCCTCAGGTTGGGAATGTAGTGGCAGTGGGAATAGTGGACAGTGGGGAGACCCCTCAGAAGTGCGAAAGAATGGCTCTGATAGTTCCAATTGGGACCCTGACAATGGTAGCTGGAAAGAAACCCACAGAGGCTGGGGCAAATCAGTACCAGCACAGGGTTGTGGCCGGGGTGATGCTCAACATTCCAATGGTTCATCTCAAGATTGGTGTGGAAAACTTCAGGAGTCCAACAGTGGAGCTGGAGGCATGGGATCATGGAGTGGCCCAAATTCTGTGAAGCAGAGCAGCTCTGGCTGGGGCCCAGGAGTCCAACATGATCCAGGAGATGAGGCCACAGGCTGGGAGGAACCCTCTCCTTCCTCTATTCGTCGTAAGATGGAAATTGATGATGGAACCTCCACCTGGGGTGACCCCAGTGCTTACAGCAAAAGTGTAAACATGTGGGATAGGAATAACTCTGCCTGCCAGAACCATCCAGGAACCAGCAACAATGGCAGCAGTAACAGCCTCACTGgactaaataacaacaacaatcatCACCCACATCATTGCCAAGGTCCCACTCAAAACCATGCCAATGGCAGCAACAACAGTGGCTCTCCCAATCAAAGTGAGTCTCCTCACAATAGGATGTCAGTTGTGAACCCAG GCTGGGGAGAACGCCCCAATGTCCAGCCAAACAGGGAACCCTCTTCATGGGAGGAGCCAATTAATTCCAGCCCCTCTGTTGACAATGGTACTTCAGCTTGGGGCCAGCCTCCTAGGGGCTTTGGGGGATGGGGTGAGGGTGGCCCTAAATCCAGCGGGCCTTATGACAGAGGCAGTGCACCTGCTGGATCAGACCCCTGTCaggaag GTCCAAAACCTATGCAAGATGGCTGGGGATCTGGAGGGGAAGAGATTGGCATGAACACCGGCCAGTGGGATGCTGATGATGGTGACATGTGGGACAGTCccacctcccaagactcctcttgCAGCTCCTGGGGTCAATCCAAGAAGGGCCCACCAAAG GTCAAGCTGTCCAACAAGCAGGATGAAGTTTGGATCATGACCAGACTTATCAAGCAGCTGACAGATATGGGTTTCCCA AAGGATCCTGCAGAGGAAGCCCTAAAGAGCAACAATATGAATCTGGATCAGGCCATGA GTGCTTTGTTGGAGAAGAAAACTGAACTTGACAAGCGGGGGATGGGCATGTCTCACTACAGTAATGGAATAAACAAGCCCATAGTGTGCCGACCCACAAACCTCTCCAAAGACCCCTCACTG GATGGCAGGCTGTCAGATGATGCTCCAACCTCACCGTTTATGCCTTCACCTGGCCTCAAGCTCCCACTGGCCAATAGCAGCCTCCCTAGCCATGGACTGGGTGGGGTCTCCTCTGGGCTGTCCATGCCAAACTTGAACAACAGACAG ATGCAGAATGGAATGTTCGGCACTAATGGAGCAGCACAAACTCGGGTCATGCAGCAGCAGGCCTCGCCCCCTCAGCCACCAGTGCCACCTCTTGGCTCCGCCCAGCCTAATCTTCGTGCTCAAGTGCCTCAGTATCTCACCCCTCAG GTTCAAGCACAGCTCTTACAGTTTGCGGCAAAAAACATTGGACTGAATCCTGCACTTCTAACCTCACCAATAAACCCTCAACAAATGACCCTGCTGTACCAACTACAACAACTGCAGGTG GCGTATCAGCGTTTGCAGATTCAGCAGCAAATGATGCAGGCTCAGCGTACTGTCTCTGGTCCAATCAAACAACAAGAGCAGCAA GTTGCACGTACAATCACAAACATGCAGCAGCAGATCCAGCAGCACCAGCGTCAGCTGGCCCAGGCCCTGCTCatgaagcagcagcagcagcctcCACCCTCCTCTCATACAGGCCTGCACCCTAACATTGGCAAGGCAGGCCTGGATATGTTCACAGGCCACCCCCAGACTTCAGGCCTCTCTGTTTCTGACATGCAGACCAAAGAGCAGCAGTCTTCTCTGAACTCTTTCAGCCCCTATTCACTCT CTGGCTTGAACCCGACCACGAATGTAAACTGTATGGAGGTGGGCAGTCTGTCTCTGAAAGACTCACCTCAGCCTCCTCAGTCGCGACTCTCACAGTGGACTCATTCAAACTCCATAGATTCCCTGACGGCTGGTACTCAACACATGGAGACAAACCTCAATAAGCACG GTGCAATCTCTGCTGTTCAGTCCCATGTGCCTGTCAGAAAGACCGAAATGGTGAATTCTTTCAGCCCATACAATCTTATGTCAAGCTGTGAATCCCCGACCAGCACCTTGGTGTCTTCAGAGAGCTGGACACATGGCAAAAGTCCCAGTGAGAAAATATCTAGTGGCTCTAATATCAACTGGCCTCCAG AATTCTGCCCTGGGGTGCCATGGAAAGGTCTGCAGAACATTGACCCTGAGAATGACCCCAATATGACCCCAGGAAGTGTTCCTAGTGGTCCTACCATCAACACTAACATACAGGATGTGAACCGCTACCTGTTACGTGACAGGACTGGAG GAAAACTCTTGGAAATGAAGTCCACCTGGTCCCCTAGTCCCATCTCTCACACGCAGGCCTCTTTGTCTCATGAGTTATGGAAAGTTGCCCCTGGGACACGTAACTCCAGTGCCCCCTCTCGTCCCCCTCCAGGCCTGACAAACACCAAGCCATCCTCCACCTGGGGTGGAAACTCACTCGGCCTCAGCCAGGGCTGGCGCAGCTCTTACTCCTCAG AAGGGGGAACCTGGAGCACTGACAGTGCCAGCAGGGCAAGCAGCTGGCTGGTGCTGAGGAACCTTACTCCTCAG ATTGACGGCTCCACCCTGCGGACTCTGTGCATGCAGCACGGCCCTCTCATTACCTTCCATCTGAACCTGACACAAGGCAATGCTGTCGTACGTTACAGCTCCAAGGAGGAGGCCGCCAAAGCCCAGAAATCATTGCACAT GTGTGTGCTGGGTAACACTACCATTCTGGCAGAGTTTGCTGGTGAGGAGGATGTGAATCGCTTCTTTGCACAGGGCCAGTCCCTTCCCACCCCCAACAGCTGGCAGGCCAGCCCAGCACCAGGCTCCAATCAACCCCGGCTGGGCAACCCTGCTTCCAGCCACCTCACAGGCCTTTGGAGTGGGGGTGGAGGAAGTACCAAGGCAGTCTGTAGTAGTGGGAACAACAGCACTGGAAATGGAGGGGACCTGCTGTGGGGTGGTGTGCAGCAGTACTCCAGTTTATGGGCTCCCCCAAATGGAGATGACGCCAGGGTCATCGGAAGTCCAATCCCAATTAACACTCTGCTCCCGGAAGACTTGCTGAGCGGAGAGAAcatatag